In the Novosphingobium sp. 9U genome, CGGGGTGGGTACCGATGCGCAGCATGCGGTGTTCCAGCTGTTGCACCAGGGGACCAACCTAGTGCCGGTGGACTTCATCGCCGCGATCGTGCCGGGCCATGACCTGGACCCGGCGCACCATCGCATCCTGCTGTCCAACTGCTTCGCGCAAGGGGCGGCGCTGATGGCGGGCAAGCCGAGCGAGGATCCGGCGCGCGCCTATCCGGGCGACCGGCCATCGGCGACGATCCTGCTCGACGAGGTGTCGCCCGCCAGCTTCGGCGCGCTGATCGCGTTCCATGAGCATCGCACGTTCGCCAATGCCGTGCTGATGGGGATCAACCCCTTCGACCAGTTCGGCGTCGAGCTGGGCAAGGAAATCGCCAAGCAGATCGAGAAGGGGGGCACGACCTTCGATCCATCGACCGAGGCATTGCTGGAGTTGGCCGGGATCGCCTGAGTCGATCCGCCGGATCTGCACCGTTCCTTCACCAAGTCACTGTATCTACGCGTAGAACGGCGCCAAGCGGGGCTCAACCATAAACCGATAGATCCCTGTTCAGTCGCTCAGCAGCTTCGAGACATTGGGTTCTATGCAGATTCACTTCGCTTCGGTTCGTAGCTTTGCGCTCTGTGGCGCTGGCGCCATGGCTCTGTCAGCTTGTGGTGGCGGCGGTGGAGGGTCGGTCGCCTCGACACCGGCACCGATCGCCACGCCGGCGCCGTCTCCGACTGTGACTCCGGCGCCAGCACCTGCGCCCACTCCGACACCGACGCCCGTACCGACGCCTGCGCCAACCCCGGCGCCCGCGCCCACGCCGACGCCCGCGCCAACTCCGACGCCCACGCCAACTCCGACGCTCACTCCGGCTCCGACGCCCACGCCAACTCCGTCGCCCGCTCCGGCTCCGACGCCCACGCCAACTCCGTCGCCCGCTCCGGCTCCGACGCCCACGCCAACTCCGTCGCCCGCTCCGGCTCCGACGCCCACGCCAACTCCGACACCCACGCCAACTCCAACGCCCGCTCCGGATCGGACGCCCGTTCCAACTCCAACTCCCACGCCTGCTCCAGAGCCAGAGCCTACTCCCACGCCAACGCCTGCGCCGACGCCAAGCCCGACACCGAAACCTGCACCTGTCGGCGGCCTGGCGGCTCTGGTCCCAAAGGCGGACGTGGCGGTGCGCTCGGACGAGGACGACGAGGAGTACCGCCGCAACTACGACGCGTTCGAGTATGTCCACGCGCTCTACGCGCTCGATCACGGCTGGACCGGGCAGGGCGTGCTGGTCGGCCTGGTCGACGACGGCGTGCTGCAGAACGCGGAACTGACAGGTCAGTTGTCCGCGCTAAGCAAGGATTTCGGCACCACCACCACCGGCAGCAGCACCACCGACCGCAACGTGATCGGCGACAAGTACTCCGATCACGGCACCATGGTCGCCGGGGTGATCGCCGGCCTCAACGATGACAGCGGCATTCAGGGCATGGCTCCGGGCGCGAAGATCGTGGCGCTGCGCGTCAGCGATGTGAACACGACCACCAACGAGGAGACGCTGGGCCGCACGCTGCCGGCCGCGCTCAACTATGCGGCGGCGAACGGCATCAAGGTGGTCAACGCGTCGCTCGCCAAGGTCGATGCCAGCCAGGCCAGCCCGGTCTGGTCGAACATGGTCACTCGCTATGCAGCGTCCGGCGGATTGTTCGTGAACTCGGCCGGGAACGAGAGTGAGGCGAACGCCAAGGGCTACCTCGACCTCAACGATGCGAACCGCAACGGGTGGCTGTTCGTCACCGCACTGGACGTGACCGAAACCGGCGTGACGCTGGCGGACTATTCCAACCAGTGCGGCTCCATCGCGATGGCGCGCTGCGTTTCGGCGATGGGTTCGAACGCGACCATGGACGTGAGGGGCGAGTTGGTGCTGTTCAGCGGGACGAGCTCGGCCGCGGGGCAAGTCAGCGGCCTTGCTGCGCTGATCCTCAGCAAGTGGCCGCAGCTCTCGGGCGTGGAAGCGGGACAGGTGATCCTGAACACCGCGCACGATCTGGGCGCTGCGGGTATCGACCCGGTCTATGGCGCAGGCCTGATCGACGTCGAGGCAGCGCTCTCTCCGGTGTCGCCGACGCTGTCGAACGGTGTGACGCAGACCTCGCTTCAGGGTGCATCGATGGTCATCCCCGATGCCCTGGGGGGCGGCGCGGCCACGACCACGGCAGTCAAGTCGATGCTAGGCAAGGTGACTCTGCTCGATGGCTTTGGCCGTGACTTCAGCGGCAGCCTGGCCGGCCTCGTCGCGCATCCTGAACGCCGCGAGGGCAGCTTCGCGCGGCAGGTCGCGGCAGGTGCTGGTGCGGGCAGCTCGTCCTTCGCGGCGCCGGGCTTCACGGCTCGGTTCGGCTACGAAACACTCGGCGATGGCGCGAACGCACAAGTGCAACGTGGCCGGATGACCTCGGGTGAGTTCGCTCTGGCGCTGGGTTCCACGCGCGTGATGGCCACCTACGCCGGTCAGGACGCCATCCAGGACGAGGCCATGGGCCTGGCTCCGGCCTCCGACGTGACGCTGGCCTATGCGCCCGGTGCGAACCTGTCCGTCGGAGTGGCGCGTAGCGTGGCGGGTGGGCAGCTGTCCGTCTCAGCGCTGTCGAGCGATGGCGATTATGGCTCCGCGAGCGGTCTGATGCTGGGCTGGAGCGGCAAGCCGCTGCGGGTCAAGATGGGCTATCTGACCGAGCACGACACTCTGTTCGGCACACCGGTCGGTGCGGGTGCCCTGCGCTTCGGCAACGGCGCGCGGACTGCGTTCCTGGAGCTTTCGCGGCAGTGGCACGCGGGCGAGTGGTCGCTCGATACCTATGCTTCGGTGGGTGCGACGCGCCTCAAGATCGGCGGCGACACGCTGTTGACTTCGGCCAGGCCGATCCTGTCGCAGCGTGCCGGTTTGTCGGCGAGCCATGCGGCGTTCGGTGGCCGCGTGCGGATGGGACTGGCCTTGCCGCTGGTGGCGTTCGCGGGATCGGGTGAGCTGACCTACGCGATTGGCTATGACCTGACATCGCGATCGCTGGTCTACTCTCGCCAGAGGGTTGGGCTGACCGGGCGGATCGATCCGGTCATGAGCGTGGGCTATGAGCGGGGCGGCGCTGCCTCCGCGTTCCGCTTGGCCGCAGCCACCAACGCCAGCGGCGGGGACTGGCGCGCGCTCGCCTCGTGGAGGCTGACGCTGAAGTAAGCGCCGGTCAAGGCAGGGGATCAGCGCTGCAACGAATGTCCCAAGCCACGCCGCTCCGGCGTGCGTGTGCCTCGGGACAGTCCCGCCTCCGTCTCGCCTGCTCGCCCGAACTCCAGCTGGCCCGCGCCTGGCAGGTCCTCGCGCAGCAACGCTGCGAGTTGCTCGCGGCCGAAGCTCCAATCGCCCAGGTCGGACTCGGCGTTGATGTGCCCGCACGCTCCAGCATCGACGAACAGGCTGCCCCAGCGCCGAGCCAACGCCTGCGCGGTGTGGTGGCCCATCCAGGGATCGTTGCGACTGGCGATCAGGCGGCTGGGGAAGGGCAGTGCCTCGGTCGGCGTCGGCGCGAAGCGGGCGACACGCTCGTCCAACGGGAAGAAGTCCACTTCCGGCGGTGCCACCATCAGCGCGCCGATCACCGGCTGCTCCTCGTCCCGCTGAGCGTAGCGCGCCCACCATGCAACGGCGAGGCAGCCAAGACTGTGCGCTACGAGCACGACCGGGCGGCGGGCTTGGCGGATCGCCAGATTGAGATTGTTGATCCAGGTATTGCGATGCGGCTCGTCCCAGCGGCCCAGCTCGACCTTGCTGCAATCGGGGTGCTGCTGCTCCCAAAGGGTCTGCCAGTGCTCGGGCCCGCTGCCGAACAGTCCCGGCACAAGGAGGATCGCAGGGTTCTGCGATGCTGGCTGCGGACGTGGGCGGGGGGACATGCTTGCTCTCCGAAGGATGACCGAACTCGATGCGTGTCGTCGTCCATGTACGCAGAGGTGTATACTCTAGTTAATCAATAGACAATCTATTTGCGCCTGATCGCAACCGGGTCGCGCTGAATGGATTGAGAGTCCTGCAAGGGCCAAGTGCCTCAGGACGTCTGGCAATCCTGGCCTCGCCACCGCATATGCGCAGGCAATCAGCTGGAGTGCGCAAATGCCCGAATTCGACTACGACCTCTTCACCATCGGCGCAGGTTCGGGCGGAGTGCGCGCATCGCGCGTGGCCTCGGCCTACGGAGCGCGCGTCGCAGTGGCGGAGGAGCATCGGGTCGGCGGCACTTGCGTGATCCGCGGCTGCGTGCCCAAGAAGATGCTCGTCTATGGTGCGCACTTCGCCGAGGACCTAGAAGACGCCAAGCACTTCGGGTGGGATATCCCGAGCTGCACTTTCGACTGGGTGAAGCTGCGCGACAGCGTGCTGAACGACGTCGACCGATTAAACGGCATCTACACGCAGACGCTCGAGAACGCCGGCGTTGAAGTGATCCACCAGCGGGCTACGATCTCCGGACCCAACGAGATCACGCTGGCGAATGGCGAGAAAAAGACGGCGGCCAAGATCCTGGTCGCGACCGGAGCTCGTCCGCACGTGCCATCCTGCCCCGGCCATGAGCTAGGCATCACCTCGAACGAGGCGTTCCATCTCGACGCCATTCCGCGCCGGGTGCTGATCGCCGGGGCCGGATATATCGCCAACGAGTTCGCCGGTATCTTCCACCAGTTCGGGGCGAAGGTCACCTTGGTGAACCGCACCGACCAGCTGCTGCGCGGATATGATGAGTCGCTGCGGGATCGGCTGCTGCAGATCTCGATCATGAAGGGCATCGATTTCCGCTTTCACGCCGACTTCCAAGGTATCGAGAAGACCGATGAAGGTGCCTTGCGCGTCTCGATGACCAACCATGAGCCGATAGATGTGGACCTGGTGCTGTTCGCCACCGGTCGCGTGCCGAACATCGAAGGGCTTGGCCTGGAAGAGGTTGGCGTGAAGCTCGACGACAAGAACGCGATCGTGGTGGACGAGTACTCGAAGAGTTCGGTCGATCACATCTACGCCATCGGCGACGTGACCAACCGCGTGCAGCTGACGCCCGTAGCGATCCGTGAGGGGCAGGCGTTCGCCGATACCGTGTTCGGCGACAACCCGCATACGGTTGATTACGCGTGCATACCCAGCGCGGTGTTCAGCCATCCACCGCTGGCGGGCGTTGGATTGACCGAGGCGCAGGCCAAGCAGCAGCTCGGCTCGGTCAAGGTCTACGAGAGCGACTTCCGGCCGATGAAGAACGTGTTGGCGCAGCGCAACGAGCGCTCGCTCTACAAGATGATTTGCGACGGCCACACCGGCAAGATCGTCGGCATCCACATGATCGGTCCGGAATCGCCCGAGATCATGCAGGCGGCGGCGATCGCAGTGAAGGCGGGGCTGACCAAAGCGGATTTCGATGCGACCGTCGCGATCCACCCCACCATGGCCGAGGAATTGGTGCTGCTGAAGTAAGAGGCGTCGGCTGGCGCCGTTGTCCCGGGTTCGACCCGGGACCGCTTTCGGCACTCCAGGACTTACCGGCTTGAGCAGCTAGAGCAGCGTAGCTTCAGCACATCCGGAAGCGGTGCCGAATCGCGTCCGATAGGGTGCTGTCCTTCACCCTGGCGATATCGCATGCCGCGCTGCAGCGAGAGCTGTTAACCGCGCGCTTAAAACAGTTGACCTCCCGCTTGCTTGCCTCTTTAGCGAGTGCCACCAGTTCACGCGGGGTCAAGGGGAGCGCTATGTCAGCCAACATCGCCGAAATGGAGAAGCGCCGGGCCGCTGCACGCCTGGGTGGCGGTCAACGCCGCATCGACGCGCAGCACGCCAAGGGCAAGCTGACGGCGCGTGAACGGCTCGACGTGCTCCTCGACGAGGGCAGCTTCGAAGAGATCGACACCTACGTAGAACACAACTGCGTCGACTTCGGCATGCATGAGCAGCCCAAGATCCCGGGTGACGGCGTCGTCACCGGCTCGGGCACAATCAACGGCCGCCTTGTCTATGTGTTCAGCCAGGACTTCACCGTCTTCGGCGGCGCCGTGTCCGAGCGGCACGCAATGAAGATCTGCAAGGTCATGGACACCGCGCTGAAGGTCGGTGCGCCGGTGATCGGGCTGAACGATTCCGGCGGCGCGCGCATCCAGGAAGGCGTGGCCTCATTGGGTGGCTATGCCGAGATCTTCCAGCGCAACGTGCTGGCATCGGGCGTGGTGCCGCAGCTTTCGCTGATCATGGGCCCTTGCGCAGGCGGCGCGGTGTATTCGCCAGCGATGACCGACTTCATCTTCATGGTGAAGGACAGTTCGTACATGTTCGTCACCGGCCCAGACGTGGTGAAGACCGTCACCAACGAGGTCGTGACGCAGGAAGAACTGGGCGGCGCAGTGACGCACTCCAGCAAGACCTCGGTCTCCGACCTCGCGCTCGAGAACGATATCGAGGCGTTGCTTGCTGCGCGCGACTTCTTCGATTTCCTGCCCTCGTCCAACCGTGAGGAGGTGCCCGAGCGCCCTTGCGCCGATCCGTGGGATCGCCAGGAAGACAGCCTCGACACCATCGTGCCGCCGTCGGCCAATCAGCCCTACGACATGCACGAGGTCATCCGTAAGACCCTGGACGAAGGCGAGTTCTTCGAGCTTCAGCCGACGTTCGCCGGTAACATCCTGATCGGCTTCGGTCGGGTCGAGGGCAAGACCGTAGGCGTGGTCGCCAATCAGCCGATGAAGCTGGCCGGCGTGCTCGACATCGACAGCTCGCGCAAGGCGGCACGTTTCGTGCGCTTCTGCGACGCATTCAACATCCCGATCATCACCTTCGTCGACGTGCCCGGCTTCCTTCCCGGCACCGACCAGGAGCACAACGGCATCATCAAGCACGGCGCCAAGCTGCTGTTCGCCTATGCCGAGGCGACCGTGCCCAAGATTACCGTGATCACCCGCAAGGCATACGGCGGCGCGTACGACGTCATGAGTTCCAAGCACTTGCGCGGTGACTTGAACTACGCGTGGCCCACCGCCGAGATCGCGGTGATGGGTGCCAAGGGCGCGGTGGAGATCATCTTCCGCGGCCAGGATGCCGAAGGGATCGCGGCGCGCACCAAGGAATACGAAGATCGCTTCGCCAACCCGTTTGTGGCGGCGAGCCGTGGCTATATCGACGAGGTGATTTACCCCCACTCGACGCGTCGCCGCATCGCTTTGGGCTTGCGCAAGCTACGCAATAAGTCACTCGAAAATCCCTGGAAGAAGCACGACAACATCCCACTCTAACAAGCGTGGCTGTCGCGGCCCTGTTGGGCGCGAGGTCGAGCACAGAGGAACGGAAGAAGCTCGTATGGAAGACATCTACATCGTCAGTGGCGTTCGCACCCCCGTCGGGGACTTCGGCGGCGCTCTCAAGTCGTTCATGCCGGCTGACCTCGGCACCATGGTCGTCACCGAGGCTCTGAGGCGCGCCAGTGTCGAGCCTGAGGCCGTGCAGCACGTCGTCGTCGGCCAGGTCATGCCGACCAGCGCCAAGGACGAGATGCTCAGCCGCGTCATGGCGCTGAACTCGGGCATTCCCTCCGAAGTGCCGGCGCTGACTTTGAACCGCTTGTGCGGGTCGGGCGTGGAGGCGATCGTCTCGGCCGCGCGGCTGATGATGACCGGCGAAGCGTCCGTGACGGTCGCGGGCGGTGCGGAATCGATGTCCAACGTGCCCTACCATGACCACGGCGTGCGCTGGGGCAGGAAGATGGGCGCGAACACGCAGGAAGACGCGCTGACGGTCGGCCTGTCCGACGCGATCGGCGGCTACCACATGGGCATCACCGCCGAAAACGTGGCAGAGCGCCACCAGGTGACGCGCAGCGACATGGATGCGGCTTCCGTCACCAGCCACCAGCGCGCCGCCAAGGCTATCGCCGAGGGCCGCTTCAAGGAGCAGATCCTCCCGGTCGAGATCAAGACGCGCAAAGGCACGACAGTCTTCGACACCGATGAGCATGTGAAGGCCGAAACGACGCTCGAGGTGCTGGGCGGCATGCGCGCGGCCTTCAAGAAGGACGGCACGGTCACCGCCGGCAATGCCTCCGGCATCAACGACGGCGCCGCTGCCGTCGTGCTGGCGACTGCCAGCGAAGTCGAGAAGCGCGGACTGGCGCCGCTGGCCAAGATCGTCGCCTGGGGCCACGCCGGCGTGGAGCCCGAGTACATGGGCGAGGGGCCCATCAAGGCGGTACCGATCGCGCTGCAGCGCGCAGGGCTGACGCTTGAGCAAATGGACGTGATCGAGAGCAACGAAGCCTTCGCGGCACAGGCCTGCGCCGTGTCGAAGGTGCTTGGCTTCGATCCCG is a window encoding:
- a CDS encoding acyl-CoA carboxylase subunit beta, with amino-acid sequence MSANIAEMEKRRAAARLGGGQRRIDAQHAKGKLTARERLDVLLDEGSFEEIDTYVEHNCVDFGMHEQPKIPGDGVVTGSGTINGRLVYVFSQDFTVFGGAVSERHAMKICKVMDTALKVGAPVIGLNDSGGARIQEGVASLGGYAEIFQRNVLASGVVPQLSLIMGPCAGGAVYSPAMTDFIFMVKDSSYMFVTGPDVVKTVTNEVVTQEELGGAVTHSSKTSVSDLALENDIEALLAARDFFDFLPSSNREEVPERPCADPWDRQEDSLDTIVPPSANQPYDMHEVIRKTLDEGEFFELQPTFAGNILIGFGRVEGKTVGVVANQPMKLAGVLDIDSSRKAARFVRFCDAFNIPIITFVDVPGFLPGTDQEHNGIIKHGAKLLFAYAEATVPKITVITRKAYGGAYDVMSSKHLRGDLNYAWPTAEIAVMGAKGAVEIIFRGQDAEGIAARTKEYEDRFANPFVAASRGYIDEVIYPHSTRRRIALGLRKLRNKSLENPWKKHDNIPL
- a CDS encoding S8 family peptidase produces the protein MAVRSDEDDEEYRRNYDAFEYVHALYALDHGWTGQGVLVGLVDDGVLQNAELTGQLSALSKDFGTTTTGSSTTDRNVIGDKYSDHGTMVAGVIAGLNDDSGIQGMAPGAKIVALRVSDVNTTTNEETLGRTLPAALNYAAANGIKVVNASLAKVDASQASPVWSNMVTRYAASGGLFVNSAGNESEANAKGYLDLNDANRNGWLFVTALDVTETGVTLADYSNQCGSIAMARCVSAMGSNATMDVRGELVLFSGTSSAAGQVSGLAALILSKWPQLSGVEAGQVILNTAHDLGAAGIDPVYGAGLIDVEAALSPVSPTLSNGVTQTSLQGASMVIPDALGGGAATTTAVKSMLGKVTLLDGFGRDFSGSLAGLVAHPERREGSFARQVAAGAGAGSSSFAAPGFTARFGYETLGDGANAQVQRGRMTSGEFALALGSTRVMATYAGQDAIQDEAMGLAPASDVTLAYAPGANLSVGVARSVAGGQLSVSALSSDGDYGSASGLMLGWSGKPLRVKMGYLTEHDTLFGTPVGAGALRFGNGARTAFLELSRQWHAGEWSLDTYASVGATRLKIGGDTLLTSARPILSQRAGLSASHAAFGGRVRMGLALPLVAFAGSGELTYAIGYDLTSRSLVYSRQRVGLTGRIDPVMSVGYERGGAASAFRLAAATNASGGDWRALASWRLTLK
- the bktB gene encoding beta-ketothiolase BktB encodes the protein MEDIYIVSGVRTPVGDFGGALKSFMPADLGTMVVTEALRRASVEPEAVQHVVVGQVMPTSAKDEMLSRVMALNSGIPSEVPALTLNRLCGSGVEAIVSAARLMMTGEASVTVAGGAESMSNVPYHDHGVRWGRKMGANTQEDALTVGLSDAIGGYHMGITAENVAERHQVTRSDMDAASVTSHQRAAKAIAEGRFKEQILPVEIKTRKGTTVFDTDEHVKAETTLEVLGGMRAAFKKDGTVTAGNASGINDGAAAVVLATASEVEKRGLAPLAKIVAWGHAGVEPEYMGEGPIKAVPIALQRAGLTLEQMDVIESNEAFAAQACAVSKVLGFDPEKVNPNGSGVSIGHPVGATGTMLTIKCMYELKRIGGRYGLITMCIGGGQGIALVIENVAAAELEQAA
- the gor gene encoding glutathione-disulfide reductase — translated: MPEFDYDLFTIGAGSGGVRASRVASAYGARVAVAEEHRVGGTCVIRGCVPKKMLVYGAHFAEDLEDAKHFGWDIPSCTFDWVKLRDSVLNDVDRLNGIYTQTLENAGVEVIHQRATISGPNEITLANGEKKTAAKILVATGARPHVPSCPGHELGITSNEAFHLDAIPRRVLIAGAGYIANEFAGIFHQFGAKVTLVNRTDQLLRGYDESLRDRLLQISIMKGIDFRFHADFQGIEKTDEGALRVSMTNHEPIDVDLVLFATGRVPNIEGLGLEEVGVKLDDKNAIVVDEYSKSSVDHIYAIGDVTNRVQLTPVAIREGQAFADTVFGDNPHTVDYACIPSAVFSHPPLAGVGLTEAQAKQQLGSVKVYESDFRPMKNVLAQRNERSLYKMICDGHTGKIVGIHMIGPESPEIMQAAAIAVKAGLTKADFDATVAIHPTMAEELVLLK
- a CDS encoding alpha/beta hydrolase, with protein sequence MSPRPRPQPASQNPAILLVPGLFGSGPEHWQTLWEQQHPDCSKVELGRWDEPHRNTWINNLNLAIRQARRPVVLVAHSLGCLAVAWWARYAQRDEEQPVIGALMVAPPEVDFFPLDERVARFAPTPTEALPFPSRLIASRNDPWMGHHTAQALARRWGSLFVDAGACGHINAESDLGDWSFGREQLAALLREDLPGAGQLEFGRAGETEAGLSRGTRTPERRGLGHSLQR